A genomic region of Pueribacillus theae contains the following coding sequences:
- a CDS encoding 3-oxoacid CoA-transferase subunit B, translating into MKILDKKAIQHMIAKRAAKELTDPCTVNLGIGIPTLVAEYIHDENVFLHTENGLLGVTGVDEKDIDPNLVNAGKLPVGEAVGASYFNSADSFAMIRGGHIDVAILGVLQVDQTGVIANWAVPGKNIMGVGGAMDLLIGAKKVIVVMTHTNKDGSSKMLKECTYPITSTRSVDMIITELAVFKVVDKSLRLVELMPGVTIEEVRAKTEADFIEQLGDE; encoded by the coding sequence ATGAAGATATTAGATAAAAAGGCCATTCAGCATATGATAGCGAAACGCGCTGCAAAAGAATTAACAGACCCATGCACAGTTAATTTGGGAATCGGAATTCCAACACTTGTTGCAGAATATATCCACGATGAAAACGTTTTTTTACACACTGAAAATGGGCTTCTAGGTGTAACTGGCGTCGACGAAAAAGACATCGACCCGAATCTCGTCAATGCAGGGAAATTACCGGTTGGAGAAGCAGTTGGAGCATCCTATTTCAATAGTGCCGATTCATTTGCAATGATCCGTGGCGGTCATATCGATGTGGCAATTCTAGGGGTTCTACAGGTAGACCAAACCGGTGTCATCGCAAACTGGGCCGTTCCTGGAAAAAATATTATGGGTGTTGGAGGAGCAATGGACCTTCTAATCGGAGCAAAAAAAGTCATTGTCGTTATGACCCATACAAATAAGGATGGAAGCAGCAAAATGTTAAAAGAATGCACTTATCCAATCACATCGACAAGAAGTGTAGATATGATTATTACGGAATTAGCTGTATTCAAAGTGGTTGACAAATCATTAAGGCTGGTTGAATTAATGCCAGGTGTCACAATTGAAGAGGTTCGCGCCAAAACAGAAGCAGATTTTATCGAGCAGCTAGGAGATGAATGA